A genomic stretch from Triplophysa dalaica isolate WHDGS20190420 chromosome 4, ASM1584641v1, whole genome shotgun sequence includes:
- the trim32 gene encoding E3 ubiquitin-protein ligase TRIM32, translated as MASLTSLDPELVREVLECPICLETYNQDQLRPKLLQCGHSVCRQCLEKLLASTINGVRCPFCSKVSRMSSISQLADNLTVLKIIDCASSCGSNMGLMCKSCKNRLPRQYCCDCGVVLCDICKSESHQRQGHVVQAIRVAAEQRRKDLGGKLTDLREAMGNIQKKKSAIDNVAKSLRLKYKAVQQEYAKAELRLQEELSRSRRSFTASMAEIEKLNAQILEEQTYLLSIAEVQVVSRCDYLTMRIKQTDIALLEEESNNDEEDLDLKTNLPIVLKLQHPELLKTEHSKPLDVGQLTTKPSTVNAEEEDILELAAAAPLDIYRDIDMEMAVEEAVCASPVNFKSKSVDSGEPSPGATGGQVCQFVKKMGCKGNLPGMFNLPVSICVTSQGEVLVADRGNYRIQIFNRKGFQREIRRNPSSIDNFVLSFLGADLPNLIPLSIAITDQGLIGVTDNYDNSVKVYTADGHCVACHKNQLIKPWGIAAMPSGQFVVSDVEGGKLWCLAVDRNVGVVNYNRLCSAVRPKFVTCDSSGTVYFTQGLGLNIENRHNEHHLEGGFSIGSVGMDGQLGKQLSHFFSEAEDFRCITGMCVDSNGDLLVTDSGRKEILQFPKEGGHNVLIQEGLTCPVGVAVTQKGQLLVLDCWDHCVKVYTYLQRRRSSTC; from the coding sequence ATGGCTTCACTGACGTCTCTGGATCCAGAGCTGGTTCGGGAGGTGTTGGAATGTCCCATCTGCCTGGAGACCTACAACCAGGACCAGCTCCGGCCCAAACTGCTTCAGTGTGGTCACTCCGTGTGTCGCCAGTGCCTTGAGAAACTGCTCGCCAGCACAATCAACGGCGTGCGCTGTCCCTTCTGCAGTAAAGTCTCCCGCATGAGCAGCATTTCCCAGCTGGCCGACAATCTCACCGTGCTGAAGATCATCGACTGCGCCAGTTCATGCGGATCCAACATGGGTCTCATGTGCAAATCCTGTAAGAACCGTCTGCCCCGTCAGTACTGTTGTGACTGTGGCGTCGTGTTGTGCGACATCTGCAAGAGCGAGAGTCACCAGCGGCAAGGTCACGTCGTGCAGGCCATTCGCGTGGCCGCCGAACAGCGTCGGAAGGACCTCGGCGGGAAGCTCACTGACTTGCGGGAGGCAATGGGCAACATTCAAAAAAAGAAATCCGCCATCGACAACGTCGCAAAATCGCTCCGACTGAAGTACAAGGCGGTCCAGCAGGAGTACGCCAAGGCTGAACTGCGGCTCCAGGAAGAACTGAGCCGCTCCCGCCGGTCCTTCACTGCTTCCATGGCCGAAATAGAGAAGCTCAACGCACAGATTCTGGAGGAGCAGACGTACCTGCTCAGTATCGCTGAGGTTCAGGTGGTGTCCCGTTGCGACTATCTCACCATGAGAATCAAGCAGACCGATATCGCTCTGTTAGAGGAGGAAAGCAATAATGACGAAGAGGACCTTGACTTAAAAACCAATCTGCCCATCGTTCTGAAACTACAGCACCCTGAACTGCTTAAAACCGAGCACTCAAAACCTTTAGACGTGGGACAGCTGACTACAAAACCCTCAACCGTGAACGCAGAAGAGGAAGACATACTGGAGTTAGCCGCTGCCGCTCCTCTTGACATTTATCGGGATATTGATATGGAAATGGCGGTGGAAGAGGCGGTCTGTGCTTCACCCGTTAATTTCAAGTCCAAGTCCGTCGACAGCGGGGAACCATCTCCAGGGGCTACCGGCGGCCAGGTCTGTCAGTTCGTGAAAAAGATGGGCTGCAAGGGGAATCTGCCCGGCATGTTCAACCTTCCGGTCAGCATCTGCGTCACGTCACAGGGAGAGGTGCTCGTGGCCGACCGGGGGAACTACCGCATCCAGATCTTCAACCGCAAGGGCTTCCAACGGGAGATCCGCCGCAACCCCAGCAGCATCGACAACTTCGTCCTGAGCTTCCTTGGGGCCGACCTGCCCAACCTCATCCCCCTCTCCATTGCCATCACCGATCAGGGCCTCATCGGTGTCACCGACAACTACGACAACTCCGTGAAGGTTTACACTGCAGATGGCCACTGTGTCGCCTGCCACAAGAACCAGCTCATCAAGCCCTGGGGGATCGCCGCCATGCCCTCGGGTCAGTTTGTGGTGTCGGATGTGGAGGGTGGCAAGCTCTGGTGCCTGGCGGTGGATCGCAACGTAGGGGTGGTGAACTACAACCGTCTGTGCTCGGCGGTCCGGCCCAAATTTGTGACATGCGACTCCTCCGGAACGGTCTACTTCACGCAGGGTTTGGGCTTGAACATTGAGAACAGACACAACGAGCATCACCTGGAGGGGGGCTTCTCCATCGGCTCGGTGGGCATGGACGGCCAGTTGGGAAAACAGCTCAGCCACTTCTTCTCTGAGGCCGAGGACTTCCGATGCATCACGGGCATGTGCGTGGACTCCAACGGCGACTTGCTCGTGACGGACAGCGGCCGCAAGGAGATCCTCCAGTTCCCCAAAGAAGGCGGCCATAACGTTCTCATTCAGGAGGGTCTAACCTGCCCTGTAGGGGTCGCGGTTACTCAGAAGGGGCAACTACTGGTTTTGGATTGCTGGGACCACTGCGTGAAGGTTTACACGTACTTGCAGAGGAGACGTTCATCTACCTGCTAG